In Solanum lycopersicum chromosome 5, SLM_r2.1, the following are encoded in one genomic region:
- the LOC101250599 gene encoding actin-related protein 3, with translation MIMDPATSRPALVIDNGTGYTKLGFAGNVEPSFILPTVVAVNESFVNQTRATTKNSNWLAQHSAGVMADLDFFVGEEAVTRSKSSNTYNLSYPIKHGQVDNWDAMERFWQQCIFNYLRCDPEDHYFLLTESPMTAPESREYTGEIMFETFNIPGLYIAVQPVLALAAGYTTSKCEMTGVVVDIGDGATHVVPVADGYVIGSSIKSIPIAGRDVTLFIQQLMRERGEHVPPEDSFEVARKVKEMYCYTCSDIVKEFNKHDKEPGKYIKHWRGTKPKTGAPYSCDVGYERFLGPEVFFNPEIYNSDFTTPLPDVIDNCIQSAPIDTRRALYKNIVLSGGSTMFKDFHRRLQRDIKKIVDARVLASDARLGGNVKAQPVEVNVVSHPIQRYAVWFGGSVLASTPEFFAACHTKAEYEEYGASICRTNPVFKGMY, from the exons ATGATAATGGACCCTGCTACCTCTCGTCCTGCTCTAGTCATCGATAATGGAACAGG GTATACTAAATTGGGTTTTGCTGGAAATGTTGAACCAAGTTTTATTTTACCGACAGTGGTTGCTGTTAATGAGTCATTTGTGAATCAGACTCGAGCTACGACTAAGAATAGCAACTGGCTAGCACAACATAGTGCTGGGGTTATGGCGGATCTGGATTTCTTTGTTGGGGAAGAGGCAGTGACTAGATCTAAATCTAGTAATACTTATAATCTTAGTTATCCTATTAAACATGGTCAGGTTGATAATTGGGATGCTATGGAGCGTTTTTGGCAGCAGTGTATATTTAATTACCTTCGTTGTGACCCTGAAGATCACTATTTTTTGTTGACTGAAAGCCCTATGACTGCACCGGAAAGTCGAGAATATACAGGGGAGATTATGTTTGAGACTTTCAATATACCAGGGCTTTATATTGCGGTGCAGCCGGTGCTTGCTTTGGCAGCTGGGTACACAACATCTAAG TGTGAGATGACTGGAGTTGTAGTGGATATTGGAGATGGTGCTACTCATGTTGTACCTGTTGCTGACGGTTATGTTATCGGGAGCAGCATTAAGTCAATCCCCATTGCAGGAAGAGACGTTACACTCTTCATTCAACAGCTCATGAGG GAAAGGGGGGAGCATGTTCCACCGGAGGATTCCTTCGAAGTAGCCCGGAAAGTGAAGGAAATGTATTGTTACACTTGTTCAGACATTGTCAAG GAATTTAATAAGCATGACAAAGAGCCAGGGAAGTACATAAAACATTGGAGAGGTACAAAACCAAAGACAGGAGCACCTTATTCATGTGATGTTGGCTATGAGCGATTTCTTGGTCCCGAG GTTTTCTTCAATCCCGAAATATATAACAGTGATTTTACAACTCCTTTACCTGATGTGATAGACAACTGTATTCAGTCTGCACCTATAGACACCAGAAGAGCTTTATATAAG AATATTGTATTATCTGGAGGATCCACCATGTTCAAAGACTTCCATAGAAGATTGCAACGAGATATCAAGAAGATTGTGGATGCTCGTGTTCTTGCGTCAGATGCTCGGTTAGGTGGAAATGTAAAA GCACAACCAGTTGAAGTGAATGTGGTCAGCCATCCTATTCAGAGATATGCAGTTTGGTTTGGAGGATCAGTACTTGCTTCTACTCCTGAATTTTTTGCT GCTTGCCATACAAAGGCTGAATATGAGGAATACGGAGCTAGCATATGTCGCACAAACCCTGTATTTAAGGGAATGTACTGA
- the LOC101250889 gene encoding oxysterol-binding protein-related protein 1D has translation MNPLCCIAPVSIDRDKGNPAVVKSQSVTQSQLGFDNNVGVKPVSFSLRQSFTNAQVNTDSDLGLVNENEENGNDSKEFKGSVSVAGVLYKWVNYGKGWRARWFVLEDGVLSYYKVHGPDKIAMSPGKEKGLKVIGDESWRYMRKANVNNNRLNGSNKWKPFGEIHLKVSSVRASKSDDKRLSIFTGTKTLHLRCQSREDRTTWIEALGVAKDQFPRLLSSGDFASSEDFIVSTEKLRSRLVQEGMGEAVIKDCESIMLHEVAELQNQMKALQLKHVMLLDTLRQLETDKIELETTVVDETKERDSCCGQGRRFSDFYSIMSEGSASDSDADNESRYGGDAETDEEDGAFFDTNDFLSAESLRSASYRSREGIGNACSSLTSENVTITGHTREEMEVKTISYPYIKRRDNLPEPKEKDKPVGLWSIIKDNIGKDLSGVCLPVYFNEPLSSLQKCFEDLEYSHLVDQALEWGKQGDDLMRILKIAAFAVSGYASTQGRQCKPFNPLLGETYEADYPDKGLHFFSEKVSHHPMVVACHCEGRGWKFWADSNLKGKFWGRSIQLDPVGVLTLQFEDGETFQWSKVTTSIYNIIIGKIYCDHYGAMRIKGSGKYSCKLKFKEQSIIDRNPHQVHGFVQDNRTGEKVAMLLGKWDEAMYYVLGDPTTKPKGYDPMTEAILLWERDKSTPKTRYNLTPFAISLNELTPGLREKLPPTDSRLRPDQRHLENGEYELANAEKLRLEQLQRQARKLQERGWRPRWFSKDEDGCYRYVGGYWEAKEKHNWEGISDIFGHTGDPSPVIEEFAC, from the exons ATGAATCCACTGTGTTGCATTGCGCCGGTATCGATCGACCGTGATAAAGGAAATCCGGCGGTGGTGAAGTCACAATCCGTGACGCAAAGTCAGTTAGGGTTTGATAACAATGTGGGTGTGAAGCCGGTGAGTTTCAGCTTGAGGCAGAGTTTTACAAATGCACAAGTGAATACGGATTCGGATTTGGGTTTGGTGaatgaaaatgaggaaaatGGGAATGATTCGAAAGAATTTAAAGGCAGTGTTAGTGTAGCTGGAGTGTTATATAAATGGGTGAACTATGGTAAAGGATGGCGTGCGAGATGGTTTGTGCTTGAAGATGGGGTGTTGTCGTATTACAAAGTTCATGGACCGGATAAAATTGCTATGAGTCCAGGGAAAGAAAAGGGGTTGAAGGTTATTGGGGATGAGTCTTGGAGGTATATGAGGAAGGCTAATGTGAACAATAATCGACTGAATGGATCTAACAAGTGGAAGCCGTTTGGGGAAATACATTTGAAG GTCTCGTCAGTTCGGGCAAGCAAGTCAGATGACAAAAGGCTTTCTATATTCACGGGAACAAAGACACTCCATTTGCGATGTCAATCAAGAGAAGATAGGACCACATGGATTGAGGCTCTTGGGGTTGCTAAAGATCAGTTCCCTAGGCTGTTGTCAAGTGGTGATTTTGCATCTTCAGAAGATTTTATTGTTTCAACAGAGAAGCTACGATCAAGATTGGTGCAGGAAGGAATGGGTGAGGCAGTGATAAAAGATTGTGAATCTATCATGCTACATGAGGTTGCTGAGCTACAAAATCAGATGAAGGCTCTTCAACTTAAGCATGTCATGCTTCTGGACACTCTAAGACAACTAGAG ACGGATAAAATTGAGCTGGAAACGACTGTTGTTGATGAAACAAAAGAACGAGATTCATGTTGTGGGCAAGGTCGAAGATTTAGTG ATTTTTATTCCATTATGTCTGAAGGTAGTGCTAGTGACTCTGATGCTGACAATGAAAGCCGATATGGAGGAGATGCTGAAACAGATGAAGAAGATGGTGCATTTTTTGATACTAATGATTTTCTGTCTGCTGAATCTCTTAGAAGTGCTTCTTATCGCAGTAGAGAGGGTATTGGAAATGCTTGTAGCTCATTAACTTCTGAGAATGTGACCATTACTGGTCATACAAGGGAGGAGATGGAAGTAAAGACAATCAGTTATCCCTATATCAAAAGAAGGGATAATCTACCAGAACCAAAGGAAAAAGATAAGCCGGTTGGTTTGTGGTCAATAATCAAGGATAATATTGGGAAAGATCTGTCTGGTGTGTGCCTTCCTGTGTACTTCAATGAGCCACTATCTTCACTGCAGAAATGCTTTGAAGATTTGGAGTACTCACACCTGGTTGATCAAGCACTGGAGTGGGGAAAGCAg GGAGATGATCTGATGAGAATCCTTAAGATTGCAGCTTTTGCTGTATCTGGTTATGCATCGACTCAGGGCAGACAATGCAAACCTTTTAATCCTCTCCTTGGTGAAACCTACGAGGCAGATTATCCTGACAAGGGTCTACACTTCTTTTCTGAAAAA GTTAGTCATCACCCCATGGTTGTTGCTTGCCACTGTGAGGGCAGAGGGTGGAAATTCTGGGCAGATTCTAATCTCAAAGGGAAGTTTTGGGGACGCTCAATCCAACTTGATCCTGTGGGGGTTCTAACCCTGCAATTTGAAGATGGTGAGACATTTCAGTGGAGCAAGGTTACTACTTCTATATACAACATAATAATTGGTAAAATCTATTGTGACCATTATGGCGCTATGCGGATCAAAGGCAGTGGTAAATATTCATGCAAGCTCAAATTCAAGGAGCAGTCTATTATTGATCGAAATCCTCATCAG GTTCATGGATTTGTGCAAGACAACAGGACAGGAGAAAAAGTGGCCATGTTATTGGGGAAGTGGGATGAAGCAATGTATTATGTGTTGGGAGATCCAACTACAAAGCCAAAGGGCTATGATCCCATGACTGAAGCCATATTGTTGTGGGAGAGGGACAAATCTACTCCCAAAACAAGATACAACCTCACACCTTTTGCAATATCTTTAAATGAATTGACACCTGGGTTAAGAGAGAAGCTTCCACCAACTGACTCAAGGCTGAGGCCTGATCAGCGCCACTTAGAGAATGGGGAGTATGAGCTGGCTAATGCAGAGAAGCTTAGGCTTGAACAGTTGCAGAGACAG GCAAGGAAACTACAGGAGAGGGGTTGGAGACCAAGATGGTTTAGCAAGGATGAGGATGGTTGTTATCGTTATGTGGGTGGATATTGGGAAGCAAAGGAGAAACATAATTGGGAAGGTATCTCTGATATATTTGGGCATACAGGTGATCCTTCTCCAGTAATCGAAGAGTTTGCCTGTTAA